In the genome of Dermatobacter hominis, the window TGAACGTCACGTTCTACGGCGTGCGGGGTTCGACCCCGTGCTCGGACGAGCGCCTGGCTCGCTACGGCGGCAACACCGCGTGCGTGGCCGTCGAGGAGCCGGGTCAGGAGCCGATCGTGCTCGACCTCGGCACCGGGCTCCGCTTCTACGGCATCGACGGCTGCGGCTGCCCGTCCGCAGCCACCCCGTTCCGGGGGACCGCGCTCGTCACCCACCTGCACTGGGACCACGTGCAGGGCATCCCGTTCTTCGCGCCGCTGCTGTGCGACGGTGCCGAGCTCGACCTCTACGCCCCGGCGCAGGAGGGCGAGTCGCTGGCCGACGTCGTGCGCGGCTTCCTGTCGCCGCCCTACTTCCCGGTCGAGGTCGACGCCCTGCCCGGCGAGATCCGCTTCCACGACACCGAGCCCGGTTCGTTCCGGGTCGGCGACGCGCTCGTCACGGCGGCGTGGGTCCCGCACGTGGGCCCGACGCTCGGCTACCGCATCGAGCTCGGCGGTCGGTCGGTCGCCTACGTGAGCGACCACCAGCAGCCGGGCGTCGGATCGACCGAGGTCGACCCGGCGGTGCTGGCGCTGTGCCGCGACGTCGACGTGCTCATCCACGACGCCCAGTTCGACGACGCCGAGTTCGCGCAACGCAGCGACTGGGGTCACTGCACGGTCGAGTACGCGGTCGAGGTGGCCGCGCAGGCGGGCTGCCGCACGCTCGTGCTGTTCCACCACGACCCGTCGCACCACGACGGCCGGGTGGACGAGCTCCTCGCCGACGCCCGCCGGCTCGCCGACGCCCGCGGCGTGCCCGAGGTGGTCGCGGCCCACGAGGGCCTCACGCTCGCGCTGCCCGGCGCCACGCCGAGCACGGCCGATCCCGGCGTCGCGGCCCGCTCGGGGGCGGTCCTGGGGAGCGCGCCGGGCGCGCCCGCGGTGGCCGACCGGGCCGCCCGACCGGCTTCCTCGCCGGTCGCCGCCGCCCGGTAGGTTCAGGGCGTGACCGACACGACCAGCACCGGTTCCGACGACCGGACGCCCATCGAGATCGACCCCATGCTCTACCGGCAGGTGCTGGGGCACTTCCCGACCGGCGTGACCGTCATCTCCTCGCTGGCCGACGACCGACCGGTGGGCCTCGCCATCGGCAGCTTCTTCTCCGTGTCGCTCGATCCGCCGCTCGTCGGGTTCTGCGTGGCCCGGACCTCGTCGACGTGGCCGTCGATCGCCGCCACCGGTGTGTTCGGCGTCAGCGTCCTCGCCGAGGACCAGCACGAGACCTCGGGCCGCTTCGCGTCGAAGGCCGAGGACAAGTTCGAGGGCATCTCCTGGGAGCCGTCGCCGATCACCCGGTCGCCGCTGATCCAGGGGGCCGTGGCCCACATCGACTGCGAGCTCTACGAGACCCACGAGGGGGGCGACCACCTGATCGTCGAGGGGCTCGTGCGCTCGCTCGACGTGCACCGCCCCGACGTCGGCCCGCTCCTGTTCTTCAAGGGCGGCTACGGCCGCCACTCCCAGCTCTGAGGCGGCGACGGTGCCCGTCTACGCCCTCGGCGACCAGGAACCGGAGATCCACCCGAGCGCGTACATCCACCCCGACGCGATCGTGATCGGCTCGGTGGTGATCGGTGCGGAGTCCTCGGTGTGGCCGTGTGCGGTCCTGCGGGGCGACGACGGCTTCATCTTCATCGGCGCCCGCTGCTCGGTGCAGGACGGCGCCGTCATCCACACCACGCCGTTCTGGCCGACCACCGTCGGCGACGAGGTCACGATCGGGCACCTGGCCCACCTCGAGGGCTGCACGGTCGAGGACAAGGCGCTGATCGGCATCGGTTCCAAGGTCCTGCACAACGCCCGGGTCGGCCGCGAGGCGATCGTCGGCGGGGGCGCCTTCGTCGGCAACAACAAGGTCGTCCCCCCGCTCGCCATGGCGCTCGGGATCCCGGCGACGATCAAGGAGGACGCGGTCGAGCCGGGTCACTTCGACCTGGGCGTCGAGTCCTACGTCCAGCGCCGGCTCCGCTACCGCGACCAGCTCCGCCGCCTCGACTGACCGACCCGTCCCCGGGGCCCAGGCGGGAGGATCCTCAGGCGGGGCGATCTGCCCCTACCCTCCGGTGCTGGTCCTGGACAGACTGGGTACCTGACGTGGGTCCGCCCGCGCCGACCCGGACCCCACCACCCATGCGCCGACCCGCCACCACCCTCCTCCTCGCCCTCAGCACCCTCGCCCTCGTGGCGGGGGTCAGCCTCGCCGCGCCGGCGGGCGCCCAGGGCTGCTCGGGCGACCTCGTGTCCGCCTCGATGTCCGCCACCTCGGCGACCGGCCCCACGTGGTCGGTGACCGACGCCTGCGTCGACGCGCGGGACTACTTCACCGGCGAGGTCGAGGGGCACCAGTTCGCGATCGGCATCTCGACGGTCACCTACGACGACGGCCACGTCGGCCGGCTGGCGTTCCTGTCGGTCCGGGTCGACGCCGCCCAGGCCGTCACCGTCGTCGGCATGGAGGACCCGGCGACCTCCCAGCTGCACTTCGCCGGCACGGTGCGCCAGGCCGCGATCGGCACGACCGGCGCCACGGTCAGCGGCGACGGGATCGCCTTCCCGCCGCTCGAGGCCGCGACGGTGCGCCTGGACTTCACCGACTCGGCGGCGCCGTGGCCGGACTGGGCGACCACGACCACCACGCCCGACGGCTCGGGCAGCACGGTCCCGACCACGACGGCCCCGCCGTCGACGACGACACCGGCGGTCACGACCACGGTGCCGTCGACGAGTTCGCTGCCGTCGGTGCCCGGGATGGACCTCAGCACGACCACGCTCGTCCCCGGCGCCTGACCGTCGGGATCCCGACCCCGGGGCCCCGCACCTGTCGGTCCGCAGCGTCGGTCGCGGGCGGGACCTGCCGCTAGGCGGCGTCGGCGGCCAGCCAGTGCACCCACCCGACGTCGACGTCGAGGTTGCGCACGACGGTGAACGCGAGCAGGGCGACCCCGACGGCCACGAGGGCGGGGCGGGGCAGCGTGGGCAGGCGGAACGGGCGGTCCTGCAGGGACCGGACGAGCCAGACGGCCCAGAGCACGGCTGCGATCGGCAGGCCGACCGCCACGATCACATTGTGGTCGGCGGCGGCGAGCCAGTCGCCGCGGAGCAGCGCGTTGGCGGCGCGCAGCCCGCCGCAGAGCGGGCAGTCGACCCCGAACACCGACCTCGACCAGCACACTGCGGTGCCGCCGTCGCCCGGATCCCAGAGGGCGACCGCCGCGCACCCGGCGGCGAGCGCGGCACCGGTCGCGACCGGCGCCACCCAGCGCGGCCGCGGCGGCCTCGGCAGCTCGGCCGGCGGGACCCAACCGGGCCGTGGGTCCGTTCGATCGCCCCCGGTCACCGTCACGGGGCCCACCCTAGGCACGGGGCGCCGGAACGGGGTGCCAGGGAGCACGCCGGGGGGAATGTCCGGGGCGCCGGGGGGTTGTTACTATCGGCGTAGGAGAAATCCGTCCGCCAGCAGTTCCCCGACCACCGACCCTCCGGGAGGAGCTCCCACATGTCGGTCGATCTCGACCTCTCCAAGTACTCGCTCGGTTGGAGCGACGAGGAGGACTACGTCTTCAAGCCCAAGCGCGGGCTCGACGAGGCGATCGTCCGGGAGATGTCGTGGATGAAGGGCGAGCCGCAGTGGATGCTCGACTTCCGCCTCAAGTCCCTGCGGGCCTTCGAGCGGCGCCCGATGCCCCGGTGGGGCGGCGACATGTCGGAGATCTATTTCAACGACATCTACTACTACATCAAGCCGACCAACACGCAGGTCGACGAGTGGGACGAGCTCCCCGACGCGATCAAGAACACCTACGAGAAGCTCGGCATCCCCGAGGCGGAGCGGAAGTACCTCGCCGGTGTCACGGCGCAGTACGAGTCCGAGGTCGTCTTCCACCGCAACCGTGAGGACCTGGAGCGCCAAGGCGTCATCTTCTGCGACATGGACACGGCGCTGCGGGAGCACCCCGAGATCGTCAAGCAGTACTTCGGCACCGTCATCCCCCGGAACGACAACAAGTTCTCGGCGCTGAACTCGGCCGTCTGGTCGGGCGGCTCGTTCATCTACGTCCCGCCGGGCGTCGAGGTGACCATGCCGCTGCAGGCCTACTTCCGCATCAACGCGGAGAACATGGGCCAGTTCGAGCGGACGCTGATCATCGCCGACAAGGGCTCGAAGGTGCACTACATCGAGGGCTGCTCGGCGCCGGTGTACACGTCGGACTCGCTGCACTCCGCCGTCGTCGAGATCGTCGTCAAGGAGGCCGCCCGGGTCACCTACACGACCATCCAGAACTGGTCCTCGAACGTCTTCAACCTGGTCACCAAGCGGGCCCGGGTCGAGGCCGAGGGCCACATGGAGTGGATCGACGGCAACATCGGCTCCCGCCTGACCATGAAGTACCCGTCGGTCGTCATGGTCGGCCCCAAGGCCTCGGGCGAGGTGCTCTCGGTGGCCTACGCCGGCGCCGGCCAGCACCAGGACACCGGCTCGAAGATGATCCACGCCGCACCCGAGACGACGTCGAAGATCGTCTCGAAGTCGATCTCCAAGGACGGCGGCAAGACGTCGTACCGTGGCCTCGTCCGGGTCGAGGACGACGCCTACGGCTGCCGCTCGCACGTGCAGTGCGACGCGCTCATCCTCGATCCCGACTCGATCTCCGACACGTACCCGTACATGGAGGTCGGTGCCCGCGACGCCGTCATCGGCCACGAGGCCACCGTGTCGAAGGTGGCCGACGAGCAGCTCTTCTACCTGATGAGCCGCGGCCTCTCCGAGGAGCAGGCGATGTCCATGGTGGTGAACGGCTTCATCGAGCCGGTCACCCGGACGCTGCCCATGGAGTACGCGGTCGAGTGGTCCCGCCTGATCGAGCTCCAGATGGAGGGGTCGGTCGGCTGAGCCTGCGACGCCCGCTCCGTGAGGGGCGGGCGGCTGCTCAGGCGGCCGAGGCGGTGCGGGTGTCGATCATCCGGAACCCGCCCACGCCGTCGGCGAGCGCCTCGGTCGTGGCCCGACCGGCGTCCGACACGAGTCGCTCGGGCGACGAGGTCCCGTCGCCGACGGCGATGCCGATGACCATGTCGATCGACACG includes:
- a CDS encoding MBL fold metallo-hydrolase, which encodes MRGSTPCSDERLARYGGNTACVAVEEPGQEPIVLDLGTGLRFYGIDGCGCPSAATPFRGTALVTHLHWDHVQGIPFFAPLLCDGAELDLYAPAQEGESLADVVRGFLSPPYFPVEVDALPGEIRFHDTEPGSFRVGDALVTAAWVPHVGPTLGYRIELGGRSVAYVSDHQQPGVGSTEVDPAVLALCRDVDVLIHDAQFDDAEFAQRSDWGHCTVEYAVEVAAQAGCRTLVLFHHDPSHHDGRVDELLADARRLADARGVPEVVAAHEGLTLALPGATPSTADPGVAARSGAVLGSAPGAPAVADRAARPASSPVAAAR
- a CDS encoding flavin reductase family protein; translation: MTDTTSTGSDDRTPIEIDPMLYRQVLGHFPTGVTVISSLADDRPVGLAIGSFFSVSLDPPLVGFCVARTSSTWPSIAATGVFGVSVLAEDQHETSGRFASKAEDKFEGISWEPSPITRSPLIQGAVAHIDCELYETHEGGDHLIVEGLVRSLDVHRPDVGPLLFFKGGYGRHSQL
- a CDS encoding gamma carbonic anhydrase family protein, with amino-acid sequence MPVYALGDQEPEIHPSAYIHPDAIVIGSVVIGAESSVWPCAVLRGDDGFIFIGARCSVQDGAVIHTTPFWPTTVGDEVTIGHLAHLEGCTVEDKALIGIGSKVLHNARVGREAIVGGGAFVGNNKVVPPLAMALGIPATIKEDAVEPGHFDLGVESYVQRRLRYRDQLRRLD
- a CDS encoding DUF2752 domain-containing protein, with the translated sequence MTVTGGDRTDPRPGWVPPAELPRPPRPRWVAPVATGAALAAGCAAVALWDPGDGGTAVCWSRSVFGVDCPLCGGLRAANALLRGDWLAAADHNVIVAVGLPIAAVLWAVWLVRSLQDRPFRLPTLPRPALVAVGVALLAFTVVRNLDVDVGWVHWLAADAA
- the sufB gene encoding Fe-S cluster assembly protein SufB produces the protein MSVDLDLSKYSLGWSDEEDYVFKPKRGLDEAIVREMSWMKGEPQWMLDFRLKSLRAFERRPMPRWGGDMSEIYFNDIYYYIKPTNTQVDEWDELPDAIKNTYEKLGIPEAERKYLAGVTAQYESEVVFHRNREDLERQGVIFCDMDTALREHPEIVKQYFGTVIPRNDNKFSALNSAVWSGGSFIYVPPGVEVTMPLQAYFRINAENMGQFERTLIIADKGSKVHYIEGCSAPVYTSDSLHSAVVEIVVKEAARVTYTTIQNWSSNVFNLVTKRARVEAEGHMEWIDGNIGSRLTMKYPSVVMVGPKASGEVLSVAYAGAGQHQDTGSKMIHAAPETTSKIVSKSISKDGGKTSYRGLVRVEDDAYGCRSHVQCDALILDPDSISDTYPYMEVGARDAVIGHEATVSKVADEQLFYLMSRGLSEEQAMSMVVNGFIEPVTRTLPMEYAVEWSRLIELQMEGSVG